Proteins from a genomic interval of Gossypium hirsutum isolate 1008001.06 chromosome A09, Gossypium_hirsutum_v2.1, whole genome shotgun sequence:
- the LOC107889428 gene encoding UDP-N-acetylglucosamine--dolichyl-phosphate N-acetylglucosaminephosphotransferase, with amino-acid sequence MAARKRASAADTKPSPPPQTQETTTQIDPPIAPPKKSLIFKFCLFFSIPYFYLLYQHYTIEQELRRSILINASLCVTGFFLTQRMIPVASRYVLKRGLFGFDINKKGTPQGTVEVPESLGIVVGIVFLVLAILFQYFNFTADSNWLVEYNAALASICFMILLGFVDDVLDVPWRVKLLLPSIAALPLLMAYAGHTTIIIPKPLISYVGQEVLDLGWVYKLYMGLLAVFCTNSINIHAGLNGLEVGQTVVIASAILIHNLMQIGASSDPEYKQAHAFSIYLVQPLLATSLALLSYNWYPSSVFVGDTYTYFAGMTMAVVGILGHYSETLLIFFLPQVLNFLLSLPQLSGYVKCPRHRLPRFNPETGLLTGTRDGTLINFYLRMVGPKSEKMLCIHLLLVQALGCCFCFMLRYLLAGWYK; translated from the exons ATGGCAGCTCGCAAGAGAGCTTCAGCGGCAGATACAAAGCCAAGCCCTCCTCCTCAAACCCAGGAAACAACCACCCAAATTGACCCCCCTATCGCTCCACCTAAGAAATCCTTAATCTTCAAAttctgtcttttcttttcaatccCATACTTTTACCTTCTTTACCAACACTACACGATCGAGCAAGAACTTAGGAGATCCATCCTTATCAATGCTTCCCTTTGTGTTACCGGCTTCTTCCTTACACAGAGAATGATCCCTGTTGCTTCTAGATATGTTTTGAAACGCGGTTTATTTGGATTTGATATTAACAAGAAGGGTACCCCTCAAGGCACTGTTGAAGT GCCCGAATCATTGGGAATTGTTGTAGGCATTGTTTTCTTGGTATTGGCTATTCTATTCCAGTATTTTAACTTCACAGCTGATTCAAAT TGGCTCGTTGAGTATAATGCAGCCTTAGCATCCATCTGCTTCATGATTTTACTTGGATTTGTAGATGATGTCCTGGATGTCCCTTGGAGAGT GAAACTACTACTGCCGTCAATTGCTGCACTTCCATTGTTGATGGCCTATGCTGGACATACAACTATCATCATTCCAAAGCCTCTTATTTCATATGTTGGGCAAGAGGTGTTGGATCTAG GATGGGTGTACAAATTGTATATGGGGCTTTTGGCAGTATTCTGCACAAATTCTATTAACATTCATGCTGGTTTGAATGGCCTTGAAGTTGGGCAAACAGTTGTGATTGCATCAGCT ATTTTGATACATAATTTAATGCAAATTGGAGCATCTTCAGATCCTGAGTATAAACAAGCTCATGCTTTCTCTATTTATCTTGTGCAACCCTTACTAGCCACTTCCTTGGCCTTACTTTCCTACAACTG GTATCCTTCTTCAGTTTTTGTTGGGGATACATACACATATTTTGCTGGAATGACCATGGCTGTAGTTGGAATTCTGGGACACTATAG TGAAACActcttgattttctttcttcctcaagTGTTGAACTTTCTCTTGTCACTTCCTCAG CTTTCTGGCTATGTTAAATGTCCCCGACATCGTCTTCCGAG ATTCAATCCTGAAACTGGATTACTTACTGGAACACGTGATGGTACACTCATAAACTTTTACTTGAGAATGGTTGGGCCGAAATCAGAAAAGATGCTTTGTATCCACCTCCTCCTTGTTCAG GCCCTAGGATGTTGCTTCTGTTTCATGCTGAGATACTTGCTGGCTGGTTGGTACAAATAA